The genomic stretch AGGGTCTGCGTGAGCATCTTCTGCGACACGCCCTGTACCCGGGTGGCGATCGCCGAGTAGCGGCGGGGCCCGTCCGCCAGGGCGCCGATCGTCAGGACGCTCCAGCGGTCCCCGATCCGGTCGAGGAGCTGCCGGGAGGGGCAGTCCGCCGCGTAGGGGCTGTACTCGAGCGCAGTCATGGTGGCCTTCCGTGGGGCACGACCCGCGACGCGCCCGGGCGGGGCACGCACCACGAGGTGCCTACTTTCCGAAAGAGAGTAACACCCGTACAGTGAGTGACACGGCGCGTGACCGCGTCGGAACCGTCACACGAAGGAGCTCGCATGTCCACCATCGTCGTCTTCGGAGGCACCGGCTACGCCGGCTCCGCCATCGTCCGTGAAGCCCTCTCCCGCGGCCACGAGGTCGTCGCCGTCGCGCGCGACACCTCCAAGCTCGACGCCGCCGAGCACCTCACGCTCGCCCAGGGCGACGCGTTCGACGCCGGCTTCGTGTCCGACGTGACCAAGGGCGCCGACGTCGTCATCGTGTCCCTGCACGCGGTCCAGTCCGACGGCAGCGAGCTCAAGGACAAGTTCCAGCACTTCGTCGACGCCGCCGAGGCTGCGGGTGCGCGTCTCGGCATCGTCGGTGGCGCCGGCTCGATGCTCGTCGCCGAGGGCGGCCCGGCCCTGTACGACACCCCCGACTTCCCGGACGCCTTCAAGGGCGAGGCGAAGAGCCACGGCCAGATCCTCGAGGCCCTGCGCGCCGGCGACACCTCGGTCGACTGGTTCTACGTCAGCCCCGCCGCGGCCTTCGGTGGCTACAACCCGGGCGAGCGTCGCGGCACCTACCGCTCGTCGGACGACGTCCTGCTCGCCGATGCCGAGGGCAACTCGGACATCTCGGGTGCCGACTACGCGATCGCCGTCGTCGACGAGATCGAGCAGCCGAAGCACCACCAGGCGCGTTTCGGCGTGGCCTACTGACCCGACCGGCTCGCGTCACCGCATGACGGACGGGAGGCCCGTGACCAGCTGGTCACGGGCCTCCCGTCCGTCAGGTCAGCGGTTGCCGACGATGGCCGGCAGGGGCAGGTGGTGGCGCATGCGCACCTCGAGGTGCAGGCCACCCCGCCGCGCCAGGACGAGCGCGGTGACCGCCGCGGCCGCGGCCGGGACGCCGCCGGCGACCATCATCCCGACGTGCGCCCCGAAGTGGTCGACGACCTGGCCCATCAGCGGACCGCCGATCGCCTGTCCGCCCAGGAGCACGAGGACGTAGAGCGACATCACCCGGCCGCGGATGGCGACGTTCGAGGACAGCTGCACCAGTGAGTTCGACGCCGTCTGGAAGAGCAGCTGGGACAACCCGACCACGACCAGCAGGACCGTGAACGGCGCGATCGTCGGGGTCGTCCCGGCGACCACGAGCAGGACCCCGGTCCAGAACACCCCGCCGACGATCGTGCGCAGCCGCACCACTGCGCGCCGGGTGGAGAGGACCGCGCCGGTCAGTGCGCCGACGGCGACCGCGGAGTTGAACAGGCCGTACCCGCCTGCGCCGACGCCGTAGACCTTCGAGGCGAACGCGGAGAGCAGCACCGGCATCGTCAGAGCGAACACCGAGAAGAACGCCACCAGGATCACCGGCACGATGATCGTCGGCTTCGCGGCGGCGTAGCGGAGGCCCTCCATGAGCTGCCCCTTCGACCGCGGGGCCGGCGGCGTGCGGTGCAGTTCGGAGACGCGGAGGAACCCGAGCGTCACGACCACGGCGACACAGGCGATCGCGTTGATGCCGAACGACCACCCGGCGCCGACGGCGACGAGCAGGATGCCGGACAGTGCGGGGCCGATCATGCCGCCGAGCTGGAACACCGACGAGTTGACGCTGATCGCGTTCCGCAGGTGCTGGTGTCCGACGATCTCGGTGACGAACACCTGCCGCGCCGGGTTGTCGATGACGGTGACCATGCCGACCAGGAACGCGATCACCCAGATGTGCCACGCTTGCACCACCCCGGCCAGGGTCAGCACCGCGAGCAGCAGCGAGAGCACCGCGAAGGCACCCTGCGTGATCATCATCAGCGCCCGCTTCGAGTAGCGGTCGACGAACACCCCGCCGAGCAGCCCGAACAGCAGCATCGGTGCGAACTGGCACGCGACCGTGATGCCGACCTGTGCGACCGACCCGGTGAGCTGCAGCACGAGCCAGTCCTGGGCGATGCGCTGCATCCACCCGGCGGTCATCGCGACGAGGTTGGTGGCGGTGAACAGCCGGAAGTTCGGCACGGACAGGGCGATGAAGGACCGGCGCCACGGCGGGCGGACGGTGCTGATCGGGAGCGGCTCGGTGGGCGGGTGGATGGTCGTCGGTGACGATCGCACGGTGCGGGGGACTCCGGCTGTCGAGGGTGGGAACGGTACCCGATCGAAACTAACCGCTCGACGGCCATTCGATCCTCCTATGATCGGCATCACTCCATTGCGATGTCGAATGAGGGGCCCGCCGTGCTCGATCCCGTCCTGCTCCAGACCTTCCTGGCCGTCGCCGAGACCGGCAGCTTCACGCAGGCCGGTGTGCAGCTCGGCATCAGCCAGCCGACGGTCTCCCAGCACGTCCGCCGGCTCGAGTCGACGGTCTCGCGGACCCTCGTCGCACGCGACACCCGCGGGGTCCGCCTGACCGACAACGGCGACGCGATGGCCGGGTTCGCGCGGACGATCCTCGCCGCCCACGCCACCGCCGACGCGTACTTCTCGGGCGTCGCCGCTCGAGGGCGCCTCCGGTTCGGCGCCGCAGATGACCTGGCGATCACGCAGTTGCCCCGCATCCTCCGTGACTTCCGGAAGCTGCACCCGCAGGTCGACCTCGAGCTGACGGTGAACCAGTCCGCACCGCTGCTCCGCCGAGTGCACGCCGGGCAGCTCGACCTCGTGTTCATCAAGCGCACCGCGGGGGAGTCCGCCGAAGGGACCCGGGTCGCCTCGGACCAGATGGTCTGGATGGCGCAGGACGGCATCGCCCTCGAGATCGACGACCCGGTGCCGCTGATCGCCTACCAGGCGCCGAGCATCAGCCGGCAGATGGCGATCGACGCGCTGGAGGCCGCCGGTCGCACCTGGCGGATCACCTGCAACACCCGTGACGTCAACGGCGTCCTCGCGGCCGTCCGGGCCGGCATCGGGGTCGCGGTGTTCCCGCACTCGCTGATCCCGGCGGACCTGGTGAAGGTGTCGCAGCGGCTGTCGCTGCCGGACCTGCCGGCGGTCGACTACGTCCTCATCGCCAACCCGACCGTGCAGCGCGAGCCGATCGAGGCCCTGACGAACGCGATCCTGTCGCGCGGGGTCGTCCGCGCCGTCTGACTGTCGGCCTTCCCCGTCGGACGCCCGGTATGCCAGCATGTCGGTCTCGACGATGCAGGAGGGACCCCAGATGTACGCAGACGCCGCCACGTCCGCCTGGCCACCGGAGATGCTCATCACCGAGGAACGACGCGAGCACTCGCTGTGCATGCTGCTCTTCCTCGAGTCGACATCGGCGAGTGCGGCCGGGTGGTCCGGAGCAGATCGGAGCAGTTGGCTCGCGGCGTGGTCGGCGTCGATCGCGGCGCTCGTCACGCGGCCGGACGACTGGGAAGAGGACTTCCAGTTCCTCCGGCAGGCGAGCGCGTGGGCTGAGCACCTCGCGGAGCACCTGGGGGACGCTGTCCTCGATGACGCCCTCGCGGACGCCTACGGCACCTGGATCGAGGCTGCGGCTCCGAGCGATGCTGAGGTCACCTACGACGACCGGGTGCTCGATGACCTGGTCGCCGCATGGCGCGTCGGGCTGCGGACCCTGGTGGTCCTCCCGACCTCGGGCACGATGGCCGTCCGGCTCTCGGCGTCGACGCTCCTGCTGTCGATGCCGGTGCGCAGTGACGTCGAGCACTTCCGCTCGGCGCTCCGGATGTTCGCGACGGACCGGTCGGGCTGACCAGCCGAGTGGCGTTCGGTGGTCAGGGCGCGATCGTCGGGACGGTCCCGGTGCCGGTGATGTCCGGCAGCGGTGCGCCGAGCACCGAGGCGACCGCCCACAGCAGCACGAGGGTGCCGACCGTGCCGAGCACCGCACCGAGCAGGGCGACGGGCCGCTGCCACGTGGTCAGCGCATTCCGCATCGTCACGACGGACACCAGGACCGCGAGCAGCCCGAGGACCACGCCGACCGCGTGCACGGTCGCGGGAGCGGTGAACCACCAAGCGGCCAGTCCGATCGTCCCGAGACCGGCGATCGCACCCAGGACAGCGCCCTGCGTCGGCCCGAGCGACCGGGCGGGTCGTGCGGTCCGGCGTGCGGTGGGCTGCGCATCGGCCGGGAGGCGCGCCTCACCCTCCGTCACGGCCGTCGCGACGGTCGGGACCTCCGCTGGCGCCGGGAGCGGGACGGCGGTCGAGCGGCGCTTCGGCGGCTCCTCGACGGTGCGGCGGGACCCGAACAGCCGGCGGCCGGTCGTGCCGCGTCCGCGAGCGTTCCGGTGCTCTCGGGCCGGTGTGGGTCCGGCGACCGCAGCGGGGTCGACGGCCGTGGTGTCGGCGCTGCCGGAGACGGCCGGGGTGACCGGCGGCAGGACCGGAGCGAGGGGCGGGACGGAGGGGGTGCTGACGGCCGGGTCCAGGCGGGCGGACTGCGCGACACCGGTGGGTGCCGACGCGCCGATGATCGCGTCGAACGTCGTGGCGGCCGTGGCGGCCGTGGCGGCCGGCGGGACGACCCGGGCCTGCTGTCGGGCGAAGCGTGCGGGCGTGCGGTAGCCGATCGGGCCGACCGGCTCGGGCTCACCGCCCTCGACGACGACGTGCTCGAGGCCCGGTACCGAGAACCGCGGCTGACCGGCCGCCGGTACGACGGGGACGGCCGGCGTGGGCGGCAGAGCGGGGCCGGACGCTGACCAAGCGGTGTCACTCCCACCGAGGGCGGGCGCGCCGACGGTCGGCAGCCAGGACCCGGACGGCACCGGAGTCTCCGGGTGGGCCGGGGTCGCTGCTTCCGGAGCCGCCGGAACCCCGGACTGCGGTGTGTACCAGTTGGCGGGGGCACCGGGTGTGGCGGCGTCGACGGGGCCGAGCGGTGGGTGCTGGACTTCCGCGGCGGGCACACCGGTCCCGGGCGCGACGGGCATCGCCATGCCGGCTGCACCGGCGCCACGACGTCCGGTCGGCGCATGCTGCCCGGCACCGTGCTGCCCGGCACCGTGTCGGCCGACCGCGGAGCTGCCCGCCGGGACCGTGGTGACGGTCACGCCGCTGCCGGGTGCGTTGACGGTGGGCGCACTGACGACGGGAGGGCTGGAGACCGGGGCGAAGGGGATCGTGTCGACGTTCGGGGACGTCGGAGCCGGCGGCAGCAGCTCCTGCGCCGGCGGGTAGTCGGGGGCGACCGCGTTCGGGTCGAGGGCCGGCGTGGCGGAGGTGCGGAGCGCCTCCAGACTGACTGCGTCGACCGCGAGGGCCGCGTCGACTGCCGGGACAGCGCCGACCGAGGGGCCTGCGCCGATCGCGGGGACTGCGCCGGCGGAGGGAACCGCCCCGGCGGAGGGAACTGCCCCGACCGCGGGGAGTGCCCGGGCGACGGGGCGGCCGCTGACCTCCACGCTGCCGACGGCGGGGGCGACTCCGGCGCTCGCCGCAGTCGGTGCCGCCACCACGGGGCGGGCGTCCTCCGGCGGAGCGGTGACCCATGCGGGTACCGCCCGGCGGGGTCGCTCGGA from Curtobacterium sp. MCLR17_032 encodes the following:
- a CDS encoding NAD(P)H-binding protein, which gives rise to MSTIVVFGGTGYAGSAIVREALSRGHEVVAVARDTSKLDAAEHLTLAQGDAFDAGFVSDVTKGADVVIVSLHAVQSDGSELKDKFQHFVDAAEAAGARLGIVGGAGSMLVAEGGPALYDTPDFPDAFKGEAKSHGQILEALRAGDTSVDWFYVSPAAAFGGYNPGERRGTYRSSDDVLLADAEGNSDISGADYAIAVVDEIEQPKHHQARFGVAY
- a CDS encoding MFS transporter, coding for MRSSPTTIHPPTEPLPISTVRPPWRRSFIALSVPNFRLFTATNLVAMTAGWMQRIAQDWLVLQLTGSVAQVGITVACQFAPMLLFGLLGGVFVDRYSKRALMMITQGAFAVLSLLLAVLTLAGVVQAWHIWVIAFLVGMVTVIDNPARQVFVTEIVGHQHLRNAISVNSSVFQLGGMIGPALSGILLVAVGAGWSFGINAIACVAVVVTLGFLRVSELHRTPPAPRSKGQLMEGLRYAAAKPTIIVPVILVAFFSVFALTMPVLLSAFASKVYGVGAGGYGLFNSAVAVGALTGAVLSTRRAVVRLRTIVGGVFWTGVLLVVAGTTPTIAPFTVLLVVVGLSQLLFQTASNSLVQLSSNVAIRGRVMSLYVLVLLGGQAIGGPLMGQVVDHFGAHVGMMVAGGVPAAAAAVTALVLARRGGLHLEVRMRHHLPLPAIVGNR
- a CDS encoding LysR substrate-binding domain-containing protein, with translation MLDPVLLQTFLAVAETGSFTQAGVQLGISQPTVSQHVRRLESTVSRTLVARDTRGVRLTDNGDAMAGFARTILAAHATADAYFSGVAARGRLRFGAADDLAITQLPRILRDFRKLHPQVDLELTVNQSAPLLRRVHAGQLDLVFIKRTAGESAEGTRVASDQMVWMAQDGIALEIDDPVPLIAYQAPSISRQMAIDALEAAGRTWRITCNTRDVNGVLAAVRAGIGVAVFPHSLIPADLVKVSQRLSLPDLPAVDYVLIANPTVQREPIEALTNAILSRGVVRAV